One genomic segment of Luteitalea sp. includes these proteins:
- the miaA gene encoding tRNA (adenosine(37)-N6)-dimethylallyltransferase MiaA: MAGAGSSPVVVVAHVPLLVAILGTTATGKSKLALDLAERHQGEIVNCDSTAIYKYFDIGTDKVPVSGRRGIPHHLIDILEPTETYSAAQFARDAAGVIREITARGKLPILVGGTGFYYRALTRGLFEGPGRSEDLRARLHAIGARRGVPFLHRMVARLDPASAMRIMLRDEKRLVRALEVYFLTGRPLSAHFAATRPALTGYRTLALGLRLPAARIAERVARRVDEQFARGLVDEVRRLLAAGVPERAHPFSGLVYRQILEMLHGVRDEPATRALIVRENKRYARRQLIWFRKEPNLHWLDGAGEWPTTFEAAEAVLDIWRRH; encoded by the coding sequence ATTGCTGGCGCTGGCAGTAGTCCGGTGGTGGTGGTAGCGCACGTGCCGCTTCTCGTCGCGATCCTCGGCACCACGGCTACGGGAAAGAGCAAGCTGGCGCTCGATCTCGCCGAGCGGCATCAAGGCGAGATTGTGAACTGTGATTCGACTGCGATCTACAAGTATTTCGACATCGGCACCGACAAGGTGCCCGTGTCGGGGCGGCGCGGCATTCCGCATCACCTCATCGACATTCTCGAGCCGACCGAGACCTATTCTGCTGCGCAATTCGCCCGTGATGCGGCGGGCGTGATCCGCGAGATCACCGCACGGGGAAAGCTTCCCATTCTGGTTGGTGGAACGGGGTTTTACTACCGAGCGCTGACACGCGGCCTCTTCGAAGGCCCCGGCCGTAGCGAGGACCTGCGCGCGCGGCTGCACGCCATTGGGGCACGGCGCGGCGTGCCGTTCCTGCATCGGATGGTCGCCCGCCTCGATCCAGCGTCGGCGATGCGTATCATGCTGCGAGACGAGAAGCGCCTCGTCCGCGCGCTGGAAGTCTATTTCTTGACGGGCCGGCCGCTGTCGGCGCACTTCGCCGCGACCCGGCCGGCGCTCACCGGGTATCGCACGCTGGCGCTTGGCCTGAGGCTGCCGGCGGCGCGTATTGCTGAGCGCGTCGCGCGACGTGTGGACGAACAGTTCGCACGCGGCCTGGTCGACGAAGTACGGCGTCTGCTGGCGGCCGGCGTGCCGGAGCGTGCACACCCGTTCAGTGGCCTCGTCTACCGCCAGATCCTGGAGATGCTTCACGGCGTACGGGATGAGCCCGCGACGCGCGCGCTGATCGTTCGGGAGAACAAGCGGTATGCGCGGCGACAGTTGATCTGGTTCCGGAAAGAGCCTAATCTACACTGGCTGGACGGTGCGGGTGAGTGGCCGACGACCTTTGAGGCTGCTGAGGCCGTGCTGGACATTTGGAGAAGGCACTGA
- the hfq gene encoding RNA chaperone Hfq: MAQTRESRASSPPNIQDVFLNHARRERLVVAIRLMDGQALEGRIKNFDRFAIIVELEGADHMIFKHAISTIRSGRTLTNYFGSHDS; encoded by the coding sequence ATGGCACAGACTCGCGAATCTCGGGCGTCGTCGCCGCCGAACATTCAGGACGTATTCCTCAACCATGCTCGCCGCGAGCGGTTGGTTGTCGCCATCCGACTCATGGACGGTCAGGCGCTGGAGGGCCGCATCAAGAACTTCGATCGGTTCGCCATCATTGTCGAGTTGGAGGGTGCTGACCACATGATCTTCAAGCACGCCATCTCGACCATCAGGTCGGGCCGCACGCTCACCAACTATTTTGGCTCGCACGACTCCTAG
- a CDS encoding TonB family protein, whose protein sequence is MHLIIDEFRPEPESLESAISRREGVLLSIIFHLLVLVAVLLGPRLPWVQALLKESAEARAQAVEEAEKRLAQAPRFVFLTPRIPETPPKPPPDSMLSDSDGEARAPERAERPANELPFSRGNSPDFVDERPAEAPRREADTAPPASPAEPPQRAENETNGATPLELPERERSEPVPQRSDTAPAVKPQARNSPGDVLGRALENLERYVPEETFENPDGGAGRYGQDFDFDRKGVEFGPWIRFFRAQVRSNWLVPEAAAVMKGHVVITLNVWKDGRITDIGVVKPSGVDAFDRAAVNALRWSSPTRPLPPAYPDDRVFFTVTFYYNEWPSSQ, encoded by the coding sequence GTGCACCTAATCATTGACGAGTTTCGTCCGGAGCCGGAATCGCTCGAGAGCGCAATCTCGCGCCGCGAAGGGGTGCTTCTCTCGATCATTTTCCACCTCCTGGTGCTCGTGGCGGTCCTGCTGGGCCCGCGACTGCCGTGGGTGCAGGCCCTGCTGAAAGAATCGGCCGAGGCCCGTGCACAGGCCGTCGAAGAGGCGGAGAAGCGTTTGGCACAGGCGCCGCGCTTCGTCTTTCTCACGCCGCGCATCCCCGAGACGCCGCCAAAGCCACCGCCTGATTCGATGCTCTCGGATAGTGACGGTGAAGCACGGGCGCCGGAACGGGCCGAGCGTCCTGCCAACGAGCTGCCGTTCTCGCGCGGCAACTCGCCCGATTTCGTCGATGAACGACCTGCGGAGGCGCCTCGCCGAGAGGCGGACACGGCGCCGCCCGCGTCACCGGCTGAGCCGCCACAGCGCGCCGAGAACGAGACCAACGGCGCCACGCCACTGGAGTTGCCGGAGCGTGAGCGTTCCGAGCCAGTGCCGCAGCGCTCCGACACGGCGCCGGCGGTCAAGCCGCAGGCGCGCAACTCACCCGGCGATGTGCTTGGGCGCGCGCTGGAGAACCTCGAGCGATACGTACCCGAGGAGACATTCGAGAATCCTGACGGCGGCGCGGGGCGCTACGGTCAGGACTTCGATTTCGACCGGAAGGGCGTCGAGTTCGGCCCGTGGATCCGTTTCTTCCGCGCGCAAGTGCGCTCCAATTGGCTGGTGCCCGAGGCCGCGGCGGTGATGAAAGGGCACGTCGTCATCACACTCAACGTCTGGAAGGACGGCCGTATCACTGACATCGGTGTGGTGAAGCCCTCCGGTGTCGATGCCTTTGATCGAGCCGCGGTCAACGCGCTGCGCTGGTCCAGTCCCACGAGGCCCCTTCCACCGGCGTACCCGGACGACAGGGTCTTCTTCACCGTGACCTTCTACTACAACGAGTGGCCATCGTCGCAGTAA